From a region of the Carettochelys insculpta isolate YL-2023 chromosome 29, ASM3395843v1, whole genome shotgun sequence genome:
- the ATP5MC2 gene encoding ATP synthase F(0) complex subunit C2, mitochondrial, with product MYACAKFVSAPALVRNSSRLLCRPVSASVLSRPEARTDELGSTHVTQNALLQAMHREFHTSTVSQDIDTAAKFIGAGAATVGVAGSGAGIGTVFGSLIIGYARNPSLKQQLFSYAILGFALSEAMGLFCLMVAFLILFAM from the exons ATGTATGCCTGTGCTAAATTCGTCTCTGCTCCTGCCCTA GTGAGGAACAGCtcaaggctgctgtgcagacccGTCTCTGCCTCCGTGCTGAGCAGGCCTGAGGCCAGGACAGATGAG CTTGGCTCTACCCACGTGACCCAGAATGCCCTCCTCCAAGCCATGCACCGGGAATTCCACACCAGCACAGTTTCCCAGGACATTGACACAGCAGCGAAGTTCATCGGTGCTGGTGCTGCCACCGTTGGGGTAGCCGGCTCTGGCGCTGGCATTGGAACTGTATTCGGCAGCCTCATTATTGGCTATGCCAG AAACCCGTCCTTGAAACAGCAGCTGTTCTCCTATGCCATCCTGGGCTTTGCACTCTCGGAAGCCATGGGGCTC